DNA sequence from the Candidatus Saccharimonadales bacterium genome:
AAAAGCCGTCGGGTGAAAGAAACCACCATCTTGCTCAACTTACAGGGCAAACCACAGTTCAAGCGAGTAGCCAAGGCAACTTACGCGTTCGACGAAACTGCTTAAAAACAAACCCCTTAGATCCGAGCTCATCTTGATTTATTTGCTTTGACATGGTATAATATCAGTTACTGGTATTTGCAAATCTCTGTAAGCTTAGAGAAAATAGAAAGTGATTATGATTGTTAGTATTATCGGGCCCCTGGTTAACCTGGTGACACAGTGGTGGGTTTGGCTGCCAATTGCAGCCACCTTAGGTTATCTGACATGGCAAAACCGCCGGAAGGCCTACAACGCCGCCAGCGCTGAACACGTATTACTGTTGCTGGAGATCCCCCGAGCCAATGACAAAAAGGAATTGGCAGCGGAACAAATGTTTGCCGCCCTACACGGGATTCTCCGGCCCAAAGCCGAACTGATGCGCGAGGGGATACTGCAAGAGCACGTTAGTTTCGAAATCGCCGCTATCGATCAACGAATCCGGTTTTACGTCTGGACGCCCAAGCACCTGCAAAATTTTGTCGAGGGTCAGGTTTACGCCCAGTACCCGACTGTTCAAATCAAGCAGCTGGACGAGGATTACGCCGCTCGACAGATCGATCAGCCGATAGCCCAAAGCGTCGAGTTGACGTTGACGGATAATGAGGTTCTGCCCATAAAAACCTTTCAGAATTTTGAGGTGGACCCGCTGGCTGCCATCACAGCTACGTTGGCCAAGCTGGAAGCGCCGAATGAAGAAATGTGGATTCAAATCCTAGCCCGACCACTAGACGACTCCTGGCACAAACGTGGCAGCAAGTTTATCGACCAGATTAAAAATGGCCGGGGTTGGTTCACTGGTGGGGGAGTCGACTCCTTCTTCAGCTTCATGGGGCAGCTGTTTGAAGCCCTCTGGAAACCGCCCGAACCAGGCAAGGAGGGTGAGGCGGCCAAGGAGGTAGGGGAGAGAGACAAGTCTCGCATCACGGCAATCGAGGAAAAAACCAAAAAACTCGGTTACCAGGTCAAGATCCGGCTGATGTATCTGGGCGACGATAAAACCACCGCCCGGCTAAGGCTGCAGGCTATGATCGGCACTTTCAAGCAATTTAACACCACTAACTTAAACGGCTTCAGCCAAAAACCCGGCGGCGCCGGCGACAACGCGTTAGCCGAATACCGAGCTAGGTTCTTCTTGGACGAGGGTAAAATCCTAAATATCGAGGAGTTAGCCAGCCTGTACCACCTGCCGCATACCAACGTAGAAACCCCGAACATTGTCTGGGCTACTTCCAAAACCGCCGAACCGCCCTCGACTCTGCCGTCAGTCGGCACCGTACCGGAAGACCAACTAAGCCCCTTCGCGGTGACAAACTTCCGCGGCAACAATATCCAGTTTGGCCTCAAGCGCTCGGATAGGGGACGGCACGTCTACGTAGTGGGCCAAACCGGCACCGGCAAATCTTTTATGCTCCAATTGTTGTCGTTGTCCGATATTTATCACAGTTACGGTTTCGGCGTAATCGATCCTCACGGCGACTACGCCGTGGACGTTCTGCGATTTATCCCTAAAGACCGGATCAAGGATGTCGTCTACTTTAACCCGGCCGATCGGGAATTTCCCATCGGATTCAACCCGCTGGAGGTGATCGACCCCAACCTCAAAAACCATATCAGTTCCGAGCTGGTCGGGGTGCTAAAACGGATGTTCGAATCATGGGGCCCGCGGTTGGAGTATATCTTGCGCTACACCATTTTGGCGCTGTTGGACTACCCGAACTCCACCATGCTGGACATTACCCGGATGCTAACCGAGCGAAATTTCCGCGATGAAGTAATCCGAAACATCCAGGATCCAGTCGTTCGCAACTTCTGGATTAATGAATTCGGCAGCTGGAATGACAAGTTTGCGTCCGAGGCTGTCGCCCCGGTACTAAATAAAGTTGGCGCCTTTACAGCCAATCCGCTGATTCGAAACATCATCGGCCAGCCCAAGAGCACATTTAATTTGCGAGAGGTGATGGACAAAGGTCAAATCTTGCTTGTCAATCTGTCCCGGGGGCTGATTGGTGAGGACAACGCCGCCATCTTGGGCGCCATGATCGTGACCAAAATCCAACTGGCGGCCATGAGCCGGGCCGATATACCTAGGATAGAGGACCGCCGCCCGTTTTATTTATACGTCGATGAGTTTCAGAACTTCGCCACCGATTCGTTTGCCGTTATTTTAAGCGAGGCCCGTAAATACGGCCTGAATCTGACAGTCGCTAACCAATACGTCTCACAAATGTCACCCGAGGTAAAGGACGCTATTTTCGGCAATGTCGGTTCGATTATCAGCTTCCGAGTCGGTGCCGATGACGCCCACGCCCTGCAACGCTACGTCGAACCCCAGTTTGAAGCCCAGGACCTTATCCAGCTGCATAACCAGCACATCGTCGCGGCTCTATCAATCGACGGCGAAAAAACTCCGGCCTTTTCCGCTACTACGCTCAAACTACCAACGTTTGAAAGCGAATATATCGAGGACATAATCGGACTCTCGCGGGAACGCTATGGCCGGCCTAAAGCCGAGGTGGAAGCGGCTATTATAAAAGCCACCGGCGATACCTTCAGCCCTCGGCCGCTGCCCACAAGCAGCGATTCAAAACGGCCTTCCACTCCCAGAACCGCGGGCTCAGTTAGTTATAAAAAGAAACATAATTCGAACACTAAATATTCGCCAAAAACTCAACCGAGTCAGCTCGATAAGCCAGTCCAGGACGATGGTCATTTGGCCGAAGACACTATCATTAAATTG
Encoded proteins:
- a CDS encoding DUF87 domain-containing protein encodes the protein MIVSIIGPLVNLVTQWWVWLPIAATLGYLTWQNRRKAYNAASAEHVLLLLEIPRANDKKELAAEQMFAALHGILRPKAELMREGILQEHVSFEIAAIDQRIRFYVWTPKHLQNFVEGQVYAQYPTVQIKQLDEDYAARQIDQPIAQSVELTLTDNEVLPIKTFQNFEVDPLAAITATLAKLEAPNEEMWIQILARPLDDSWHKRGSKFIDQIKNGRGWFTGGGVDSFFSFMGQLFEALWKPPEPGKEGEAAKEVGERDKSRITAIEEKTKKLGYQVKIRLMYLGDDKTTARLRLQAMIGTFKQFNTTNLNGFSQKPGGAGDNALAEYRARFFLDEGKILNIEELASLYHLPHTNVETPNIVWATSKTAEPPSTLPSVGTVPEDQLSPFAVTNFRGNNIQFGLKRSDRGRHVYVVGQTGTGKSFMLQLLSLSDIYHSYGFGVIDPHGDYAVDVLRFIPKDRIKDVVYFNPADREFPIGFNPLEVIDPNLKNHISSELVGVLKRMFESWGPRLEYILRYTILALLDYPNSTMLDITRMLTERNFRDEVIRNIQDPVVRNFWINEFGSWNDKFASEAVAPVLNKVGAFTANPLIRNIIGQPKSTFNLREVMDKGQILLVNLSRGLIGEDNAAILGAMIVTKIQLAAMSRADIPRIEDRRPFYLYVDEFQNFATDSFAVILSEARKYGLNLTVANQYVSQMSPEVKDAIFGNVGSIISFRVGADDAHALQRYVEPQFEAQDLIQLHNQHIVAALSIDGEKTPAFSATTLKLPTFESEYIEDIIGLSRERYGRPKAEVEAAIIKATGDTFSPRPLPTSSDSKRPSTPRTAGSVSYKKKHNSNTKYSPKTQPSQLDKPVQDDGHLAEDTIIKLR